Proteins from a single region of Nerophis ophidion isolate RoL-2023_Sa linkage group LG10, RoL_Noph_v1.0, whole genome shotgun sequence:
- the LOC133560301 gene encoding uncharacterized protein LOC133560301: MSFRLFFLVLAVPFVCQAQNITDAQENMTAEASTTLAPADTNTATLLTLSPHNHTSSNQTAQTQEDGRESVTISNDQRTTSVEDVTVASEMVPSSTTKAASAKSAHPSTWGYILLVLLLLVILILLVILYLLRRASRTYSFDLRRAAPVRNTEDPAGKFEAICLDEEDQLTPKDGATLGDLSVLPTANGLAPQSQENAQEDDANVNHLKVSDIGDSNGMIPDHPVETPDSPALRLNNSDKDNTSLYASTDLLDGMELNELLPFNQIITSPESSSSSSY; this comes from the exons TTTTAGCGGTGCCATTTGTTTGCCAAGCACAAAACATAACAGATGCACAGGAGAACATGACCGCAG AAGCTTCAACCACTTTGGCGCCTGCTGACACGAATACAGCAACGCTGCTGACGCTGTCCCCTCACAACCACACGTCGTCAAACCAAACG GCCCAAACGCAAGAAGACGGACGAGAAAGCGTAACAATCAGCAACGACCAGAGGACCACATCGGTGGAAGACGTCACTGTGGCTTCTGAGATGGTGCCGAGCAGCACAACAAAGGCGG CATCGGCTAAGAGCGCGCATCCTTCAACATGGG GTTACATCCTGCTGGTACTGCTGCTACTTGTCATCCTCATCCTGCTGGTCATCCTATACTTGCTGAGGAGGGCGTCCCGG ACGTACTCGTTTGACCTCCGTCGTGCGGCTCCCGTCAGAAACACAGAAGACCCCGCTGGCAAATTTGAGGCCATATGCTTGGATGAGGAAG ACCAACTGACCCCGAAAGACGGAGCGACTTTGGGTGACCTATCTGTGTTGCCGACTGCTAACGGCTTGGCGCCCCAATCACAAGAGAATG CTCAGGAGGACGACGCCAACGTGAACCACTTGAAGGTTTCGGACATCGGAGACTCAAATGGGATGATTCCAGATCACCCAGTTGAGACGCCAGACAGCCCTGCGCTGCGTCTAAACAACTCTGACAAAGACAACACAAGTCTAT ATGCTTCCACTGACTTGTTAGATGGAATGGAATTAAACGAGTTGTTACCGTTCAACCAGATCATCACTTCTCCAGaatcttcttcctcctcttcctactGA